From one Paenibacillus terrae HPL-003 genomic stretch:
- a CDS encoding macrolide family glycosyltransferase: MLRVLMVNFPAEGHVNPTIGITQAFAARGDQVYYITTEKYKDRLEAVGATVRLHPDLLRTASINAASPAGLKAFLNIHIQTSLDILEVTRELSESIDFDFVFYDRFGAGELVRDYLNIPGISSSPSFLISNNQMANNPFRSDAKAPFQLDEQATTSLQHMQERFGVAPKHVFQFMNNSGALNVVYTSRYFQPNGELFSDENLFMGPSFPERKGEHSFPLNLLQNNKVLYISMGTVLDHVEDFFNTCIEAFADFEGIVVIAAGEKADFTKINPAPEHFIISPYVPQLEVLRHSDVFITHGGMNSVNEGIHFNVPLVVLPQDKDQPMVAQRLTELQAGYRITKDDINAQSLREAVREVMSNAAYKEGVQKINDSFLQSGGTEEALAKIDAYLQKELA; this comes from the coding sequence ATGCTACGTGTTTTAATGGTTAACTTTCCAGCAGAAGGACATGTGAACCCTACGATCGGGATTACGCAAGCCTTTGCAGCACGAGGGGACCAAGTATATTACATTACAACTGAGAAATACAAGGACAGATTAGAAGCAGTTGGGGCAACAGTTCGCCTGCACCCCGATCTGTTGAGGACTGCATCTATTAATGCCGCTTCTCCCGCCGGATTGAAAGCATTTTTGAACATTCACATTCAGACCTCGCTAGACATATTGGAAGTTACCCGGGAGTTGTCGGAAAGCATTGATTTTGACTTTGTGTTCTATGATAGATTCGGAGCTGGTGAATTAGTTAGAGATTATTTGAATATCCCCGGCATTTCTTCATCTCCATCCTTTCTTATTTCAAACAATCAGATGGCTAACAATCCCTTCCGTTCTGACGCTAAAGCACCGTTTCAGCTTGATGAACAGGCTACAACGTCACTGCAGCACATGCAGGAAAGATTCGGTGTTGCTCCCAAGCATGTATTTCAATTTATGAATAATTCAGGGGCTCTGAATGTTGTTTACACCAGCCGATATTTCCAACCGAACGGCGAGCTGTTCAGTGACGAGAATCTTTTTATGGGTCCCAGCTTCCCAGAGCGCAAAGGGGAACATTCTTTTCCTTTGAATCTATTACAAAATAATAAGGTTCTCTACATTTCGATGGGGACGGTTTTGGATCATGTTGAAGACTTTTTTAACACCTGTATTGAAGCTTTTGCCGATTTTGAAGGCATCGTCGTGATTGCAGCCGGCGAGAAAGCCGACTTTACGAAAATCAATCCGGCTCCCGAGCACTTTATCATCTCGCCCTATGTTCCTCAATTAGAGGTATTACGTCATTCAGATGTGTTTATTACTCATGGTGGAATGAACAGCGTGAATGAAGGGATTCACTTCAATGTACCCTTGGTCGTTCTGCCTCAGGACAAGGATCAGCCGATGGTCGCGCAGCGGTTAACGGAACTTCAAGCTGGCTATCGAATAACCAAAGATGATATCAATGCACAATCGTTAAGAGAGGCCGTACGTGAAGTGATGTCGAACGCAGCGTATAAAGAGGGCGTACAAAAAATAAATGATAGCTTCCTGCAATCCGGCGGTACAGAAGAAGCCCTGGCAAAAATTGATGCTTATCTTCAAAAGGAGCTTGCGTAA
- the licT gene encoding BglG family transcription antiterminator LicT, which translates to MRIKKVFNNNVALVEGPNRSEIIVIGKGLAYQKIPGENIDPSRIEKTFVMETNELSERLSTLLSEIPPKHLELTDQIIRYAVKDLNTSFSNNIYLALTDHISYAVTRSTQGLGLKNALLWEIQKFYPKEYHTAMHALHLIEKETGVKLPVDEAGFIAMHFVNGQQDGQEMEQTLMVTQMVQEILNIVTLHYGIELDEETLNYSRFVTHLKYFSYRTMRHESIPSEDDELYEQVIAKYPEAFACSEKVRAYLREEYQVETTEGEMVYFMLHIRRVTSRD; encoded by the coding sequence ATGAGGATTAAAAAAGTATTTAACAATAATGTTGCATTGGTTGAAGGACCAAATCGATCCGAGATCATTGTTATTGGAAAGGGACTAGCTTATCAGAAAATTCCAGGTGAAAATATAGATCCATCAAGAATTGAGAAGACTTTCGTGATGGAGACCAATGAATTATCTGAGCGGCTATCTACATTACTGAGTGAGATTCCTCCAAAACATCTTGAATTGACAGATCAAATTATCCGTTATGCAGTAAAAGATCTAAACACTTCTTTTAGCAATAATATATACTTGGCCCTTACAGATCATATTAGTTATGCCGTTACGCGCTCTACACAGGGATTGGGTCTCAAGAATGCGTTGCTCTGGGAGATACAAAAGTTCTATCCGAAAGAATATCACACGGCGATGCATGCATTACACTTAATTGAAAAGGAAACAGGAGTTAAATTGCCTGTAGATGAAGCCGGCTTTATCGCGATGCATTTTGTTAATGGCCAGCAGGATGGTCAAGAGATGGAACAGACCTTAATGGTAACCCAGATGGTTCAAGAAATTCTCAATATAGTAACACTGCACTATGGGATTGAACTAGATGAAGAAACATTAAATTATAGCCGCTTTGTGACTCACTTGAAATATTTCTCTTATCGCACGATGCGTCATGAATCGATTCCTTCTGAGGATGATGAGCTGTACGAACAAGTCATTGCCAAATATCCTGAAGCCTTTGCCTGCAGTGAGAAGGTAAGAGCATATTTACGGGAAGAGTATCAAGTTGAGACAACCGAAGGTGAAATGGTCTATTTCATGCTCCATATTAGGCGTGTGACCAGCAGAGATTAG
- a CDS encoding FadR/GntR family transcriptional regulator, whose protein sequence is MIIPSPLRFEKVSAKKVSDFIREQLEEAIILKELLSEEQLPTERELAEIFNASRITVREALSQLESKGLIEKRVGAKGGTFVLPVTANSHKRTRAEIAQDWEHMLKVFEYRMMVEPEGAFLAAARITTDELELLQHYLDQSIEADCTREWFRALDVKFHLAIAKASGNPFCEAAVRQIRTQINPALDLMPYDDQIRTVNYDVHTEILSALRARDAEKSREVMRHHIGHSADAIYARLVAQG, encoded by the coding sequence ATGATAATCCCATCTCCTCTGCGCTTTGAGAAAGTATCAGCTAAAAAAGTGAGTGATTTTATTAGAGAGCAGTTGGAAGAGGCAATTATTCTAAAAGAGTTGCTTAGCGAGGAGCAGCTGCCAACAGAGCGGGAACTTGCAGAGATATTTAATGCCAGCAGAATTACAGTTCGTGAGGCACTATCTCAATTAGAGTCCAAGGGACTCATTGAAAAGAGAGTAGGTGCCAAGGGAGGGACGTTTGTTCTTCCAGTGACAGCAAATTCTCATAAACGTACCCGGGCAGAAATCGCACAAGATTGGGAGCATATGCTGAAGGTCTTTGAATATCGGATGATGGTGGAGCCTGAGGGGGCATTTTTAGCGGCTGCGCGGATCACCACAGATGAACTGGAATTACTCCAGCATTATCTGGACCAGAGCATTGAAGCAGATTGTACCCGGGAATGGTTTCGGGCCTTGGACGTCAAGTTTCATTTAGCCATTGCCAAGGCATCGGGCAACCCATTTTGTGAAGCCGCTGTTAGGCAGATTCGGACCCAAATTAACCCGGCGCTTGATCTCATGCCCTATGACGATCAGATTCGGACGGTGAACTACGACGTCCATACGGAAATTCTGAGTGCACTTCGGGCACGGGATGCTGAGAAGTCGCGGGAAGTAATGAGACACCATATCGGACATTCCGCAGATGCCATTTATGCGAGACTGGTTGCACAAGGCTAG
- a CDS encoding H-type small acid-soluble spore protein codes for MNVQRAQEIASSPIMANVLCDGSPIYIQHVNEQRETARIYAMNHPEEEREVPLYTLTEQVQVLE; via the coding sequence ATGAATGTTCAAAGAGCACAAGAAATAGCGTCCTCTCCCATCATGGCGAATGTGTTATGTGATGGGTCACCCATTTATATTCAGCATGTGAATGAGCAGAGGGAGACGGCACGTATCTATGCGATGAACCATCCGGAAGAGGAACGGGAAGTGCCTTTGTATACGTTAACAGAACAGGTTCAAGTACTGGAATAA
- a CDS encoding beta-glucoside-specific PTS transporter subunit IIABC: MKYERLAKDIVQNIGGEENVTNLVHCATRLRFNLKDNHLPDKEKLTSLEGVLTVVESGGQFQVVIGNDVAHVYQEIMKTSKLGTGNSASEDADKPKEKILSTIFAVISGSLSPLLPAMAGAGILKAFLTLFTTFGWVSAESGTYLILAAAANAVFYFLPIFLGVSASIKFGANPYVGGVIGAALMEPNFTGLLANGDTSSFLGIPVVLMDYSSTVFPVFVAIWIFSYVEKYLKKVIHKELQTFLVPLLSLAIIVPLTAMIFGPFGVYIGNAIADSINYLMGVSGLLTGAVIGGLIFFLVVFGLHWGIIPIVLANLTNGNDPILAMWAASNFAMAGVALGVFLKSKEKSLKSIAGSSTLSLLLAGVSEPTVYGILLRYKRTIPFVIIAGAIGGAINGGFHTYATAFVFQNIFSIGAFEPVGYYLIGIAVAMGIGLILTILFGYLNKKDVAVTEPSEVTPNVENKAVQPEASVRFTDGLPILKKEVLVSPLIGEVKSLTEVPDPAFAEGAMGKGIAVIPSVGQAFSPVNGTIGTVLKSGHAVIIMSENGAEILIHIGINTVQLKGQYFTPRVKAGDQVNKGDLLIDFDLRKIKEAGYNPITPIIISNASKYLDVIETTKSSVLAQDNLLTLVV, translated from the coding sequence ATGAAGTACGAAAGATTAGCGAAAGATATCGTGCAGAACATCGGTGGAGAGGAGAATGTTACGAATCTTGTCCATTGTGCAACCCGGTTGAGATTTAATTTAAAAGATAATCATTTACCCGATAAAGAGAAGCTGACAAGCTTAGAAGGAGTGCTGACTGTCGTAGAAAGTGGCGGTCAATTTCAAGTGGTTATCGGAAATGACGTTGCACACGTATATCAAGAGATTATGAAAACCAGCAAACTTGGGACAGGGAATTCTGCATCAGAGGATGCAGATAAACCTAAGGAGAAGATTCTGTCCACAATTTTTGCAGTGATTTCCGGAAGTCTTTCTCCTCTGTTGCCTGCAATGGCCGGAGCAGGGATACTAAAAGCTTTTTTAACCCTGTTCACAACCTTTGGCTGGGTATCTGCGGAAAGTGGAACCTACCTCATTCTGGCTGCAGCAGCTAATGCCGTCTTCTATTTCCTGCCTATATTCCTGGGCGTCTCTGCATCGATTAAATTTGGCGCCAATCCATATGTAGGTGGAGTTATCGGTGCAGCATTGATGGAGCCGAATTTTACGGGGTTATTAGCCAACGGGGACACCTCTTCATTTTTAGGAATTCCTGTCGTCTTAATGGATTATTCGTCAACCGTCTTTCCGGTGTTCGTAGCTATTTGGATATTCTCTTACGTGGAGAAATATTTAAAGAAAGTCATCCATAAAGAGCTGCAGACGTTTTTGGTTCCGTTACTATCCTTAGCCATCATTGTACCACTCACTGCTATGATCTTTGGCCCATTTGGAGTATATATCGGAAATGCAATAGCAGATTCTATTAATTATCTCATGGGAGTAAGCGGCTTGCTGACAGGAGCTGTAATTGGCGGGTTAATCTTCTTCCTTGTTGTTTTTGGCCTACATTGGGGCATAATTCCAATCGTTCTAGCAAATCTAACAAATGGAAACGATCCGATCCTTGCAATGTGGGCTGCCTCTAACTTTGCCATGGCAGGGGTAGCACTAGGTGTATTCCTTAAATCCAAAGAAAAGTCTTTGAAATCAATTGCTGGTTCCTCTACGTTAAGTCTGTTGTTAGCAGGTGTCTCCGAGCCAACTGTCTACGGGATATTGCTGCGTTACAAGCGCACGATCCCATTTGTTATTATTGCTGGAGCTATCGGAGGAGCAATTAATGGCGGTTTCCATACGTATGCTACAGCATTTGTTTTCCAAAATATTTTTTCAATCGGTGCATTTGAACCTGTCGGGTATTATTTAATTGGGATTGCAGTTGCCATGGGTATTGGTTTGATTCTGACGATTCTTTTCGGATACTTGAATAAAAAAGATGTTGCAGTAACTGAGCCGAGTGAAGTAACTCCTAATGTGGAAAACAAGGCTGTTCAACCAGAAGCAAGTGTCAGGTTTACTGATGGTTTGCCGATCTTAAAGAAAGAGGTACTGGTCAGCCCACTAATAGGTGAAGTGAAATCCTTGACTGAAGTTCCCGATCCTGCTTTTGCAGAAGGTGCTATGGGAAAAGGAATTGCAGTTATCCCAAGTGTTGGCCAAGCGTTCTCGCCAGTGAATGGTACGATTGGTACTGTACTCAAGTCCGGCCATGCTGTAATTATAATGTCCGAGAATGGCGCGGAAATATTGATTCACATTGGAATCAACACCGTTCAATTGAAAGGGCAATATTTCACCCCTAGAGTTAAGGCAGGAGATCAGGTCAACAAAGGCGATCTATTAATTGATTTTGATCTTAGAAAGATTAAGGAAGCTGGTTACAATCCAATCACTCCTATTATAATCTCGAATGCCAGTAAGTATTTGGATGTTATTGAAACCACAAAGTCATCGGTTTTGGCACAAGATAATTTGCTGACGCTTGTTGTCTAA